CTTTCAAACTGCCGCACGTGAGTTCTTTTTCGGAATCCTTGCTGGTGCTGCGTCTGGCGATGGCGTCGAGGCGGGCCATCAGCTCATCGCTGTTGAACGGTTTGGTCAGATAATCATCAGCACCAACATTCAAAACTTTGACCTTTACGTCGGTCTCATGTTCGGCAGAGAGCACAAGCACAGGAGTTGTAACTCCCTCTTCCCGGATTTTTGCGCACACATCATATCCATTCCCATCCGGCAATCGGAGGTCCAGTATGATCATATCAAACTTGTTATTCAGCGCTTTATCTTCTCCATCACCGGCTGTTTCAGCAACGGCAACATCGTTACCACGATGCTCTAAAACCGCTTTTACAAGGGTTCGCACAGTGGGGTCATCTTCTACGACCAATATTTTCATCTTTTTTTTCGTATCCGTAGATGCTGTAGACATAAGTAGTTCTTTTCAGTGAGTGGTAAAGATGAATTCTCCGAAGGTTACAAAAATATTCTAATTAAAGTATAATTTTTTAAAGCTTTGTATAACCAATTTTTTCAAACCAATCTAAAATACGTTTTATATAGACATCACTAAATGAATGGTTTTCCTTTAATAAATTCAACTCTGCATTCACACCTTTTTCCTTCAGGGTTTCAATTTCTTTTGCCTGAGGTTCAGCTTTTACCCGATCATCCTTCTCTCCATGAAAAGCGGCAATATTAAGATGCTGAATGTTTTCCCATTTATCATTTAAAATTTCTGTTTTGATTCTGGCTCCCACTACCGCCAGATCATTTACGTGTTTCCATCTTGTAAGTGCAAAAAATCCCGCTAAATATCCACCCATTGAGTAGCCCATCAAACCGATGCGACTTACCTTCAGCATGGGTAAAAGGTTATCAATGATCTCCTGAATGAATTCAGATGCCAGCTCAAGTGATTTAATAAACTGGCCCCGGTTGCCATCATACAGATACCACGCCCGTCCCCAGTCGGCAACATTTTTTTTACGGCTTCGGTCATAAATCGGATAGGGTCCCTGAATAAAAAGATGATATGCTTCCAGATTGAACAGCGAATCACATGTTTTTATGAATTCACTGTTGTTCTCACCAAATCCATGTAAATAGACAATCAACGGTTTTTTTCTCTTCTCACCGGTTTCAATTAGAGTATAGGGTACTTCAATTTTAAATGAGGTTTTTCCGGATACCAAAACCTCTCTGTCCTTACCGGCCATCTGTATTTCTATTTTTATTTATTGATTACTGACTAGTTAACCATGATTCAGGATGACGTTGCCACAGTCATTCTGATCCCGAGCATTCGGGAGAAGAATCTCCATGTTACAGCTTCATAGTGTAAAGATCCTTCACTGCGTTCAGGATGACAATTCCGTCATTCTGAGTGTAACGAAGAATCTTCATGCATTGCCTCCGTACCCAACAGATCCTTCACTCTGTTCAGGATGACAATTCCGTCATTCTGAGTGTAACAAAGAATCTCCCGCTTTCAACTTCATAGTGTAGAGAACCTTCACTCTGTTCAGGATGACTCGATTGTCATTCTGAGCGATAGTGAAGAATCCCCTCGAGTTCAGCGCCAACGTGTTGAGATACTTTTCCTTAATATCACAGCTACTCAAGGTTGTTGTTGGATGATAATAGTAAAATTTGAGTAAAAGTTTCCTACTCAGCTTTTTTATTTTCTTTATCAACCGTTTTTTTTGAAAAGCCTTCCGATGGCCAAACTGTCATTCTGATCCCGAGTATTCGTGAGAAGAATCGCCCTAATTTGCCTCTGTTCCTTAGAGATCCTTCACTCCGTTCCCCGAAAAAGAGTCGGGACACAGCAGGATGACGATAGTGTCATTCTGAGTACAACGAAGAATCTCTGTGTTATTCATCCATACCTAAGAGAACCTTCACTACCGTTCAGGATGACGATAGTGTCATTCTGAGTGCAACGAAGAATCCCTTTGATACACGTCATTCTGAGCCCGCCTGTACCGAGGTTTCGGAGGGCAGGCCTGTCGAAGAATCTCCCGGAATCGGCTTCATGACCAGGAGATCCTTCACTCCGTTCAGGATGACGGGACCGTCATTGCCATTATGATCCATCCCCCATATTCTATAGATTTAGAGACCTAAACCGTGACTTCAACACAACTTTAGTAAACGAATCGAATGGATAAACGAATCGGTCTGGTTCCGGCTATCATTTTTATCTTATTGACAGGGATCAGCTCAACCGCGTATTCCCAGGGAGGCTACTC
This is a stretch of genomic DNA from Rhodohalobacter barkolensis. It encodes these proteins:
- a CDS encoding response regulator transcription factor gives rise to the protein MSTASTDTKKKMKILVVEDDPTVRTLVKAVLEHRGNDVAVAETAGDGEDKALNNKFDMIILDLRLPDGNGYDVCAKIREEGVTTPVLVLSAEHETDVKVKVLNVGADDYLTKPFNSDELMARLDAIARRSTSKDSEKELTCGSLKVDLITRKMIINEEEIDLTNNEFNLLVYFVRNKGRIISQEELASNVWDIHFDTQTNYINVYISYLRKKMREHSEFDFIETIRKKGFMFQCDED
- a CDS encoding alpha/beta hydrolase, which gives rise to MAGKDREVLVSGKTSFKIEVPYTLIETGEKRKKPLIVYLHGFGENNSEFIKTCDSLFNLEAYHLFIQGPYPIYDRSRKKNVADWGRAWYLYDGNRGQFIKSLELASEFIQEIIDNLLPMLKVSRIGLMGYSMGGYLAGFFALTRWKHVNDLAVVGARIKTEILNDKWENIQHLNIAAFHGEKDDRVKAEPQAKEIETLKEKGVNAELNLLKENHSFSDVYIKRILDWFEKIGYTKL